In Candidatus Anaeroferrophillus wilburensis, one DNA window encodes the following:
- a CDS encoding EamA family transporter gives MLKLWFILAVLTALAAALKDVFSKIAVTTANPYLVAWAWSAGALPFLLPLLLVIDLPPLGPRFWPALFAGGLLHIGATILYIKALKASDLSLTIPMITLTPLFLLVTSPLMLGELPSAASMTGIILIVVGSYLLNIHEYHKGFLEPFRALVREPGPRLMLGVALIWSVTANIDKIGITGSSPLAWVIAVDSFVAVAPIVWLLSPAAERRLSTMRIRKLAPIGLSAALVLILQMHAIQLTLVPYVIAIKRTSVLFSILFGLLVFGEKRIRERLLGAAIMVVGVVIIAMFSCS, from the coding sequence ATGCTTAAACTCTGGTTTATCCTCGCCGTACTCACCGCCCTGGCTGCTGCCTTGAAAGATGTTTTCAGCAAAATAGCGGTGACCACTGCCAATCCTTACCTGGTTGCCTGGGCCTGGAGTGCCGGTGCCCTGCCCTTTCTGCTGCCCCTGCTGCTGGTCATTGACCTGCCGCCCCTCGGTCCACGGTTCTGGCCGGCCCTGTTTGCCGGCGGCCTGCTGCACATCGGCGCGACCATTCTCTACATCAAGGCGCTCAAGGCTTCAGACCTGTCCCTTACCATTCCCATGATCACCCTGACGCCCCTCTTCCTGCTGGTCACCTCGCCGCTGATGCTTGGCGAGCTTCCCAGTGCCGCCAGCATGACGGGAATTATTCTGATTGTGGTGGGCTCCTACCTGCTCAATATCCATGAATACCACAAAGGGTTTCTCGAGCCGTTCCGGGCCCTGGTGCGGGAACCGGGACCCCGACTGATGTTGGGGGTGGCCTTGATCTGGAGTGTCACCGCCAATATTGACAAGATTGGCATCACCGGTTCATCGCCCCTTGCCTGGGTCATTGCCGTCGACTCGTTTGTGGCCGTGGCCCCCATCGTCTGGTTGCTGTCGCCGGCTGCAGAACGGCGGCTGTCTACGATGCGGATCAGGAAGCTGGCACCCATCGGCCTGAGTGCCGCCCTGGTGCTGATCCTGCAGATGCATGCCATCCAGTTGACCTTGGTACCCTACGTCATTGCCATCAAACGCACCAGCGTACTGTTCAGCATCCTCTTCGGCCTGCTGGTCTTCGGCGAAAAAAGGATCAGGGAACGGCTGCTCGGTGCCGCTATCATGGTTGTCGGGGTCGTCATTATCGCCATGTTTTCCTGCTCTTAG
- the ybaK gene encoding Cys-tRNA(Pro) deacylase, whose translation MAKTANIPSSPAIRMLQQHQAAFELQPYAYEDHGGTAVAARELGVDEHQVIKTLVMEDENHQPLLILMHGDQEVSTKALAREINVKSITPCQPAAATRHTGYQVGGISPFGTRKALPVYMEESIVRLPYIYINGGRRGLLVKILPADLINLLKPIAVQAAR comes from the coding sequence ATGGCAAAGACCGCTAACATTCCCTCATCACCGGCCATCAGGATGCTGCAGCAGCATCAGGCGGCCTTTGAGCTGCAGCCCTATGCCTATGAAGACCACGGGGGTACCGCGGTCGCCGCCCGGGAGCTGGGGGTTGACGAGCACCAGGTAATCAAAACCCTGGTAATGGAAGATGAAAATCACCAGCCGCTGCTGATCCTCATGCACGGCGACCAGGAGGTCTCCACTAAAGCCCTGGCCAGGGAAATCAACGTCAAAAGCATCACCCCATGCCAGCCGGCCGCGGCCACCAGGCATACCGGCTACCAGGTTGGCGGCATTTCGCCCTTCGGCACCCGAAAAGCCCTGCCGGTTTACATGGAGGAAAGCATTGTCCGGCTGCCGTACATCTACATCAACGGCGGCCGGCGGGGACTTTTGGTGAAGATCCTGCCGGCCGATCTCATAAACCTGCTCAAGCCCATTGCCGTTCAGGCGGCGCGGTAA
- a CDS encoding DUF4388 domain-containing protein: MPKNNELKGYLGGFDLTDVLQLISQQQKTGILKVESSEGNCSWFFKEGMIVGMSSSLANHAFDLEEMMKKSGRLSPAQSSTMRHEQIRRETSMERVLVDHGILSHQEMAAFNQMRLFEILAAMLGWKKGSYSFEPTRSLYETPYLQPQPSDYILLEILRQTDELSLFEKHVASLEAIYEPCSTFAADSDDALFLADFREQLTAEEEQILALVKQHLTVQEIIDRSLHGRYNVYRILAGFLKRGIIAEKGKKQLKAKRHSDDAWKYASADLLICLLIAMNIVFCCSAFMPISWVPSWMKQQPYTAFTDALSSFTAREQEVLVNAKKLLQER, encoded by the coding sequence ATGCCTAAAAACAATGAACTTAAAGGCTATCTTGGTGGTTTTGATCTGACGGATGTCCTGCAGCTGATCTCTCAGCAGCAGAAAACCGGCATTTTGAAAGTTGAAAGTTCCGAGGGCAACTGCTCCTGGTTTTTCAAGGAGGGCATGATTGTCGGCATGAGCAGCAGCCTGGCAAACCATGCTTTTGACCTTGAAGAGATGATGAAAAAGTCAGGGCGGCTGTCTCCCGCCCAGTCCAGCACCATGCGCCATGAACAGATCCGCCGGGAAACCTCCATGGAACGGGTACTGGTTGACCACGGCATTTTAAGTCATCAAGAGATGGCAGCATTCAACCAGATGCGGCTGTTTGAAATTCTGGCCGCCATGCTCGGCTGGAAAAAGGGTTCATATTCTTTTGAGCCGACCAGAAGCCTCTATGAAACTCCCTATCTGCAGCCTCAGCCGTCCGACTATATTCTCCTGGAAATTCTCCGGCAAACAGATGAGTTGTCCCTGTTTGAGAAGCATGTTGCTTCCCTGGAAGCGATTTATGAGCCATGTTCAACCTTTGCTGCCGATAGCGATGATGCTCTCTTTCTGGCTGATTTCAGAGAGCAGCTTACCGCTGAAGAGGAGCAGATTCTGGCGTTGGTGAAGCAGCACCTTACCGTCCAGGAGATTATTGATCGGAGCCTGCATGGCCGCTATAATGTGTACCGCATCCTGGCCGGCTTTCTCAAACGGGGGATTATTGCCGAAAAAGGCAAAAAACAGCTGAAAGCCAAACGACACAGCGATGATGCCTGGAAATATGCGTCTGCTGATCTGCTGATCTGCCTGTTGATTGCCATGAACATCGTTTTCTGCTGTTCAGCATTCATGCCCATTTCCTGGGTTCCTTCATGGATGAAACAACAGCCGTATACTGCCTTTACCGATGCGCTTTCCTCATTTACGGCCCGGGAGCAGGAGGTTTTGGTGAACGCCAAAAAGCTGCTCCAGGAACGCTGA